From Halichoerus grypus chromosome 6, mHalGry1.hap1.1, whole genome shotgun sequence, one genomic window encodes:
- the LOC118527839 gene encoding GPI-linked NAD(P)(+)--arginine ADP-ribosyltransferase 1-like isoform X1: MQTPAVLSLLLVCTGLMEALPQAQGHPVSRRDLFSQELPLDMAPASFDDQYAGCAAAMTAALPDLNETEFQANKVYADGWALASSRWQDRRARGPGWGPGPARPPPPPPGFRDEHGVALLAYTANGPLFMQFNAAVREAGRSRAHYLHHFSFKTLHFLLTEALQLLRRGQHSPQCRQVFRGMRDLRFRPARAGATVRLGGFASASLRKAAAQQFGEDTFFGIWTCLGVPIKGYSFFPGEEEVLIPPFETFQVINYSTPAQGLSRIYLRALGKHSTYNCEYIKDKQCKSRPCHLGNSAIGQGPPSAVWSLLLPLWFLVGGTFP, translated from the exons ATGCAGACGCCTGCCGTGCTCTCGCTGCTGCTTGTGTGCACGGGCCTCATGGAAGCACTGCCGCAG GCCCAGGGCCACCCCGTCTCTCGACGAGACCTCTTCTCTCAAGAACTGCCCCTGGACATGGCCCCAGCCTCCTTCGATGACCAGTATGCCGGCTGTGCAGCCGCCATGACGGCCGCTCTCCCAGACCTCAACGAAACCGAGTTCCAGGCCAACAAGGTGTACGCTGATGGCTGGGCGCTGGCGAGCAGCCGGTGGCAGGACCGCCGGGCCCGGGGACCAGGGTGGGGCCCCGGGCCTGCccggccgcccccgccgccccctggCTTCCGCGATGAGCACGGCGTGGCCCTCCTGGCCTACACCGCCAACGGCCCCCTGTTCATGCAGTTCAACGCCGCCGTGCGCGAGGCGGGCCGCTCCAGAGCCCACTACCTCCACCACTTCTCCTTCAAGACACTCCATTTCCTGCTGACCGAGGCCCTACAGCTGCTGCGCAGGGGCCAGCATTCTCCCCAGTGCCGCCAGGTGTTCCGAGGGATGCGCGACCTGCGCTTCCGGCCCGCGAGGGCCGGGGCCACTGTCAGGCTGGGGGGGTTCGCCTCCGCGTCCCTGCGGAAAGCTGCAGCCCAGCAGTTTGGGGAGGACACCTTCTTTGGCATCTGGACTTGCCTTGGGGTACCTATCAAGGGCTACTCCTTCttccctggggaggaggaggtgctgATCCCCCCCTTCGAGACCTTCCAGGTGATCAATTACAGCACACCCGCCCAGGGCCTCTCCCGCATCTACCTCCGGGCCCTGGGCAAGCATAGCACGTACAACTGCGAGTACATTAAAG ACAAGCAGTGCAAGTCTAGGCCTTGCCATCTGGGTAACTCAG CCATCGGTCAAGGCCCCCCTTCTGCAGTCTGGTCCCTCCTACTGCCGCTCTGGTTCCTTGTCGGGGGAACTTTTCCATAG
- the LOC118527839 gene encoding GPI-linked NAD(P)(+)--arginine ADP-ribosyltransferase 1-like isoform X2, with translation MAPASFDDQYAGCAAAMTAALPDLNETEFQANKVYADGWALASSRWQDRRARGPGWGPGPARPPPPPPGFRDEHGVALLAYTANGPLFMQFNAAVREAGRSRAHYLHHFSFKTLHFLLTEALQLLRRGQHSPQCRQVFRGMRDLRFRPARAGATVRLGGFASASLRKAAAQQFGEDTFFGIWTCLGVPIKGYSFFPGEEEVLIPPFETFQVINYSTPAQGLSRIYLRALGKHSTYNCEYIKDKQCKSRPCHLGNSAIGQGPPSAVWSLLLPLWFLVGGTFP, from the exons ATGGCCCCAGCCTCCTTCGATGACCAGTATGCCGGCTGTGCAGCCGCCATGACGGCCGCTCTCCCAGACCTCAACGAAACCGAGTTCCAGGCCAACAAGGTGTACGCTGATGGCTGGGCGCTGGCGAGCAGCCGGTGGCAGGACCGCCGGGCCCGGGGACCAGGGTGGGGCCCCGGGCCTGCccggccgcccccgccgccccctggCTTCCGCGATGAGCACGGCGTGGCCCTCCTGGCCTACACCGCCAACGGCCCCCTGTTCATGCAGTTCAACGCCGCCGTGCGCGAGGCGGGCCGCTCCAGAGCCCACTACCTCCACCACTTCTCCTTCAAGACACTCCATTTCCTGCTGACCGAGGCCCTACAGCTGCTGCGCAGGGGCCAGCATTCTCCCCAGTGCCGCCAGGTGTTCCGAGGGATGCGCGACCTGCGCTTCCGGCCCGCGAGGGCCGGGGCCACTGTCAGGCTGGGGGGGTTCGCCTCCGCGTCCCTGCGGAAAGCTGCAGCCCAGCAGTTTGGGGAGGACACCTTCTTTGGCATCTGGACTTGCCTTGGGGTACCTATCAAGGGCTACTCCTTCttccctggggaggaggaggtgctgATCCCCCCCTTCGAGACCTTCCAGGTGATCAATTACAGCACACCCGCCCAGGGCCTCTCCCGCATCTACCTCCGGGCCCTGGGCAAGCATAGCACGTACAACTGCGAGTACATTAAAG ACAAGCAGTGCAAGTCTAGGCCTTGCCATCTGGGTAACTCAG CCATCGGTCAAGGCCCCCCTTCTGCAGTCTGGTCCCTCCTACTGCCGCTCTGGTTCCTTGTCGGGGGAACTTTTCCATAG
- the LOC118527841 gene encoding LOW QUALITY PROTEIN: neuronal acetylcholine receptor subunit alpha-10-like (The sequence of the model RefSeq protein was modified relative to this genomic sequence to represent the inferred CDS: inserted 1 base in 1 codon), whose product MPARRRARTYGCCSEPYPDGTXPLLLRRRAAAYVCNLLLPCALLSLLAPLAFHLPAASGKKVSLGVTVLLALTVFQLLLAESMPPAESVPLIGKYYMATMTMVTFSTALTILIMNLHYCGPSARPVPAWARALLLGRLARGLCVQERGEPCGQSRPLESPPSPQPPDGGARPPAVPCREPQYLCRQEALLHHVATIANTFHSHRAAQRRHEDWKRLARVMDRFFLGIFFSMALVMSLLVLVQAL is encoded by the exons ATGCCGGCGCGGCGGCGCGCGCGCACCTACGGCTGCTGCTCCGAGCCCTACCCCGACGGGA TCCCGCTGCTGCTgcgccgccgcgccgccgcctACGTGTGCAACCTGCTGCTGCCCTGCGCGCTCCTCTCGCTGCTCGCGCCGCTCGCCTTCCACCTGCCCGCCGCCTCGGGCAAGAAGGTGTCGCTCGGCGTCACCGTGCTGCTGGCGCTCACCGTCTTTCAGCTGCTCCTGGCCGAGAGCATGCCGCCGGCGGAGAGCGTGCCGCTCATCG GGAAGTACTACATGGCCACCATGACCATGGTCACATTCTCCACGGCGCTCACCATCCTTATCATGAACCTGCACTACTGTGGTCCCAGTGCCCGACCAGTGCCAGCCTGGGCTCGGGCCCTCCTGCTGGGACGCCTGGCACGGGGCTTGTGCGTGCAGGAACGAGGGGAGCCCTGTGGGCAGTCGAGACCACTTGAGTCACCCCCCAGTCCCCAGCCTCCTGACGGAGGTGCTCGCCCTCCAGCAGTTCCTTGCCGCGAGCCACAGTATCTGTGCCGTCAGGAAGCCCTACTGCACCACGTAGCTACCATCGCGAACACCTTTCACAGCCACCGGGCTGCCCAGCGCCGCCATGAGGACTGGAAGCGGCTGGCCCGTGTCATGGATCGCTTCTTCCTGGGCATCTTCTTCTCCATGGCCCTGGTCATGAGCCTCCTGGTGCTGGTGCAGGCCCTGTGA